The region CTTTAGAAGCGGAGCTATAGAATCCAGAATACCGAATCGATTTAACGTTTTGTGGAATGATGTGTTTAATGTAACGATTTACGAATTCGTCGTTAGAAAAGGAGAAAGTTTTATCCTTTTTATGAATTTGAGTGGAACCATTATGTAAAAAGTCAACCTGATTAAGATCGAGAGCATTTCCTTTGATAGTTTTGGAAAGGTAGTCAATGATTGGAAATGGAGATTTATATTTATTAGAAATGAAGATATTCTCATTTTGAAATTTATTTATGTTTTCTTTGAATGTAATTCCAAGTTCGGGATGATTCATGTGAAGATTGATTAATTCTTTTTTGAGTAAGTGATTGTAAACAGAATTAAAGTTATCTAGTTTGAATAGAGTCTCGTCAAGAAATAGTAGTTTGTCCTGGTTTTTGGAAAGAGCAATAGAATTAAGAATAACATGAATATGAGGGTGAAGTTGGTATTGGTCACCATGCGTATGTAAAACAGAAATAAAAGCGGGAGTAGGCGTAAGATCGAAGGAATACTTAATTAACTTATTTATTGTTTTTGAAGAAGCTTCGAATAGAATTTCTATAAAATCTTTGTAATGGGTTAAAATGTAAGGATATAGAAAAGCAGGTAACTTAAAGACCAAATGATAATGCGGAGAGTTAGTAACTTTTTCTTTTGTATTAATGTTCCAAATTCTTTTGTTCTCTGATTGGCAAGTAGGACAAGCTCTATTGTTACAAGATTCCCTCATGAAGACCGAGAAGT is a window of Leptospira noumeaensis DNA encoding:
- a CDS encoding IS91 family transposase, with the translated sequence MNEFQQVLYNQIDKIQASNLPSHVKKVVSAVSLCRTNAMKGRVYSCPTGHFSVFMRESCNNRACPTCQSENKRIWNINTKEKVTNSPHYHLVFKLPAFLYPYILTHYKDFIEILFEASSKTINKLIKYSFDLTPTPAFISVLHTHGDQYQLHPHIHVILNSIALSKNQDKLLFLDETLFKLDNFNSVYNHLLKKELINLHMNHPELGITFKENINKFQNENIFISNKYKSPFPIIDYLSKTIKGNALDLNQVDFLHNGSTQIHKKDKTFSFSNDEFVNRYIKHIIPQNVKSIRYSGFYSSASKEKYLIVNSLYNLNLQFEPINNDPDLELDDVSHKIHKSCPICNQTMILLEEVDEFKVPDIVYIKFGKDPPTEDLFTKLVA